The Vanessa tameamea isolate UH-Manoa-2023 chromosome 20, ilVanTame1 primary haplotype, whole genome shotgun sequence nucleotide sequence TCCTAGTACCTTCGTACTGTCCCTGATAGATGAACACTTAAATCCAGCGTACACTGTACACCATATGTCCAAGGATTACTCCTTTTCGTTCCTAGACAGAGTTTATCAATTGTGGAGTGTGGCTAGAGTGCGATACTACAAATGGTAAGGCATCATATGTTACCACTTACATCATATGTTACATCATATTTACCACTTTATATCTCTCTATACTAATTTATCGATAAAGTTGATGtcgttctgaccgatttcgatCACGATAGCCAATCTCAAGGAAGGCTAGCTGAtttaggacatattatagtgcacaattgTGTACACAAACTAGtattgcatatcgatagtccactatcgatagacaatTGTTAGTCTATCTATAGTTAAGGGGATAGTaatgtcacgtgtcaatactatcgatagtgtgGATAGTATCGATAAATCTCGTGAGCAATACTGTTGACAACGGCGATACTATAGATactactatcgatatcctgaatagtttttgaggtcaactatcgatagtcagaCTAACGACAGTCCTGCAATACAGACGCAAACACAGATGAATTTTGTACTTCCTCATTGCCATAATCTGATTGAGCGACAAATCCGACAAGCCTGGGAAGAGTTCAGGAGGAAGACAAACGGTTTTACGTGCGTGAATAAACTACTAAAGCAATGTACATCGAACTATACCACTATACTCTGGTATAGTAGATGCAGCACGTTTAAGGGAAGATAttagcatataaaattattacataggtTGCTGCGGAAATGGAGGTTCACCTATAAAttaagactattgacgtgaaCCCTTGTATCTAATGTATtggcaaaatttaattattttaacacacatacatattcaattttattagaatagaataccaatatttttttaaataaagtaataataaaaaatcaatacagTACAAATGAGGTTGGTCATTATAACATTACCTAACTTTTGTTTTTAGGGCTAACTCCAACAATgaaaacgaattatttaaacaattatacgGACCTATTGTTGCAAAAAAAAACCGAGAACTGCCCGAGTTTGATGAAGTGAAATATAACGCGTCACTTATGCTTGGGAACTCAAATATTGTTGCAGGAGCCGGTATAGCTCTGCCACAAAACTACAAGCATATTGGTGGTTATCACTTCAAAGAGGAGATTGAGCCCCTGCCTAAAGTATGTCTTGATATCGACACTATTCTAGAAGAAATAAGTGCATAGTTTGAGATTTCAGGGAAAGTTTTAGTATTCACAGCTGCACAGCGCAGGTTAGGCTACTCAGTACATCAGGGCAGCGCAGTACCGCGTAATGTCCCTGCTATTTAGCGTTTAAAACACGATCTGACGTCTGTAGGGACTACCTTTAGACTGTTGAGAAATATGTTTGATCACCTTTTCCGCTTTCTCCAACTTTGTAGCACATGTTAAGCCCCACAATAATAATGAGTTTCAATAAATGCCCTGATTTGCTTGTTCTGGGAATTGGGTATCCAAGACGCCTATCAGCAGATATTCTGACTGCAGCGTAATTACGACTGCAGCTGTGCGAGAAGCAATCTTAGCATGGCATCTATGGTATCTTACGTCACCGAATCTAGAGCTGACTCCTTGTGACAGGGAAGCCTGTATTTCCTTTTTTCCCTAGACAGTACACCGGTAGACTTTCCATTACACCTGTGATTTGCTCAATTatctaaaaatcataaataacaatgttaatttatgtttaactaTTTATAGGACATGAAAGAAATCGTTGAAAATGCCCCACATGGCGTAATATACTTCAGCATGGGCAGTAATCTTAAGAGCAGCAATATAccagataaattaaaaagggaGCTTCTTGATATGTTCAGTGAATTTAAAGAAACTGTGATTTGGAAATTGGAAAAGACTATACCAGACTTACCGAAAAATGTCCATATATCTCCCTGGGTACCTCAACAAAGCCTATTGGGTAAACAaaactggtatttttttaagaatttcactgaaatagcaaatatatatatttattatttgtatatatattcctgaatataagcttataaatctcagattattaaacaaaatatggaTCGTATGGACGATCAAGGTCAAAGATCAAGGTTaaagtattaacaaaaagactAGTCGCTTTTAATTTGTATTCGGTTTTATTGCTTTACTTGAATATTACGTGCGCTCCATCTACGATGTTCTTTAATATGAGTTATTAATGAAAGTAACAATGATGATAAATCTGGGTTTGTTAAttgttaaatctatattttcagCTCATCCAAAATGCGTGCTCTTCATAACCCATGGAGGTTTCCTTTCACTCCTCGAAACATTGCGAGCTGGAAAACCAATTATAGGAATACCGTTCTTCGCTGATCAATATCTTAATGTCAACAGAGCAGTTGCTAAAGGTTTTGCAAAACGAATAGACTTTGGCGAAAATGTCATTCCTTTGAAAGAGGCCATTAAGGAAATTCTGGAGAACCCGAGGTATGTTTTctataatcttaatataaaaatatattttataactaaaagatACGTCTGCCAATAGTCTAAATCATCTAGTCATTTCCAAGAAAGCAGGTTCATGTCTAGCAGAACTAATTTTTGATaagcttaatatattaattactagctgtgcccacgacttcgtgcgcgtttgaatttaataaaaaccgtgactttattattattttacgcaTAATTCCAAAATAacagtagcctaagttacttcttattacatcagctatctgccagtgaaattcccgtcaaaatcggtccagacgttccagagattagccggaacaaacagacagacaaaaattgtaaaaaatgttatttaggtatatgtaccgtgtatacatacatatgcatttagtaaaacgcggttattttaatattacaaacagacactccaattttattatatgtatagatcttaataattaatctcgtttttgtattaatattgtattaatgtaattacttgcctggatttgaacccacaaACATTGGTTAAGATGTAAGCGTTGTTACCTCTGGGCCATCTAGGCTCCGGTGTAGCATGTATAGTGTTTAtgtgtaataacaataaaaaataattacggtTTACAAGTGAAACGATCAACAAGAAATGTGGTTTTATCGTGACTTTTGACTTATGACACTAACAATTACGCAAGCTAAGGTTACTCCGGGTCGTTTAAGTCCATTCTGAGtgcaatttgtttttatgatgtCTTAAAGTGTCGTTGCGGGGCATatgacaaaaacaatttaattatattatattattttgaaatggcGAGTAAAGGGAGTTGAGAAAAAAATGTGTCAGCCGCCAGGTGCCGATATTTCCGAGATTAAAGACGACCCCTGTATCGAACAACTAATTCgtctttaaagtaaataatagataaatattttaaaaatcttcttcttttaatatttcagttaCCAACAAAGGGCTAAAGAGCTCTCAGTCCAATTCAACGATCGCATTGTCCCTCCAGGCAAAGAGCTCGTGTATTGGATCGAGCACGTGATAAAAACAAATGGCGCTCCACACTTGCGCTCTGCAGCGCTGCACGTCAGCTGGTACAAGAAAATGTATCTAGATCTACTTTCAGTTACAGTAATCGCTTTAGTGATGATTTTCGtgatcattaaatatttgtttaccttTATGCAAGTCGACACtcatcagaagaaaaaagtgcattagaattttaattattaaattagcaaatatattttattcatcagAACATTAcgcttttcatttattttgatttaaaacaatttcaaaactaGCGAAAACTAAACGAtgaaaaaaacaagtttatctaatgtattattattatttttatcaataactaAGACAGTCAGTCAGTTCAACTATTAATTATgctttatagtaattattattattacagactCCTCCGACGTATACCCTTTTCTTTGTGTTGGTCGGGGAACTAGGACGGGTATGTGAGACTCAACAGGGGCCATGAGGGCCCCGTGCCAGGgcctaatgccctgtcctacccacttaAACCATTCTCGgatttccaccatgccgccgagtggtgaggcagcGGGATCGCCCATGGCATGCAACCACGGACTCACCAGCGGCTGAATACATGGAACACACGCCTAGTGTACGCCTTGCCGTTGCCCAGGGtgcaccacgaggaggtgactgacatgcaCCCCCCGACGTATACCCTACTCTAACCTTCTgccgtactgtcaaatattatagaattaatcAAAGACGAAGAATTAATGAGCCTAGGCGGCCcggtggttagaatgcgtgcatcttaaccaatgattgcgggtttgaacccaggcaagcaccactgaattttcaagtgcttaatttgtgttaattctcgtgctcggcagcgaaggaaaacatcgtgatgaaacctgcatgtgtctaatttcaacgaaattctgccattgATATGTACCCAACATAATTGATATTTACCCAAAATTTAATACCGTTGCACAGTTTTTGGTACAGATGAGGAAATtatttatggtaagtggtcatcgccGTAGAtgttagcactgtaagaaaaatCAACATTATCTTTTTACCTATGTTACGTCTATTGTGTCTgtagttccactggctcactcacgcttcaagccgtaacacaacaataccaagtattactgtttggccgTTGGCACTAGAATATGTCATGAATGAGTTTTGCAAGGCTTGCACGAAGTCCAAGTAAAAtccaaagtttatttaaataaagaagaatgagaaagatatatatataaccttcaCCAATTGTTTTTCACACAATATAAGTCGAGATGCAATCTCAAGATATCATTCATCAGGatttaagaaaaagaaaatatatatttatattttgactacTTTATTCACTTCCttcaaattaataagtaaatagaattaaaatattgataacattgcCTATTTCATTATTGTCCAGTAAAAcgtgtcattttataattttttaaaaattaatttgtggACATAATCAGCATGCCGGAGGcgtaattcttaaaataactaaaaagtataagatctaaaaaaatcttccaagaataatatacaacaacataaaattaaaaagtttgatgtaataagtaatatatttatattctatgatttttaaatatagattaaataaaggtttcgttttttaaatttagatttcgaTGCTTGTTTGACTGAACTTTTTAAATtccttcaatatttaaattttgtcacagattaaaaaactaGATTGTCATCGTTTTAGACTGTGGACGGATGAATGAAAGttgtttttctaatattaattaatgaacattATAGGTGTTCATGAATTAAAACATaggcaattaaaaattaattttcttttaatttattttttaattaaagacaaattaattgTGGttgatagatatttaatttatcataaccTCCAACAGAATTCTAtgaatactaaattttaaaataaacttgaaaatcATTTAAGACAAATGCAAAAGCGGAACCCTGTGGAACGAATAAAAAGTAAGTgaacacaaattatttataagtacattttttttaaaattaagtacgtattatttatactagcgtctaaaacaagaaattaaaatttaaatctcgcGTTAATATTATGGaattgtttaaaacatttttaaaatattaaaaaagaaatacttcCCTGAAACAACCTCTAACCTTTTAGTGATGACTATCGTGTCTCATATAATTGACACCATGATAGGTAGGAGACAAAATGGCATAACTTAGAATTCATCATTTTggcatgtaaatattttcatgcaTTTCATGTATGTTCATGTTTGCTGTCCTGTGGTTATCTATTTCACTCTTGTACTTGGATTATCCCTAACATTTATAGATTATTTAGGGTGAAGATATACAGACGTTTATTTGAGTGTTTTATTAGAATAGATTTGCATAGAAGACGACAAAAGCCTTAGCATCCAGTCttagagcaactatgcgagtttcttgccgtttcttctcgctggaggctgctttccgaaacggtggtagtattttaatattgaccattcaaaaacgcttcgttgtgaagtttacttgaataaaattgatttgatttgatttgatttgatttgatttgattagctTCATATTAAAACTCGTTCACATTTTTTTACTAGCCAACATTTTTATCCGTTTATAAGATTTTGTCATTTTGTCTCTATTCGTGGAATTGTGTTAAATgcgataaataatattgtctaaTAATGATAGATGGGGTCAAGGCTACTTTTACACAAATTAGAAAATGTTTCGTAAATTTAACGGTAGATGGTGTCTGGCCGGCAGAGTGCGCGTGAGATCACGTTCGCTCATAGATGGCGCGCGGGGCTTCCGTCGCGGCACAATGGCGCTGCCCTCCACGGCCAGGCCGTTACGTGCTCTGTAAAGCATATTgtaaatttactaataactcaaattacaaaataaggACATAACTCCTAAAATATTTGAACGTTacgataaataaacacattctaaaaaaaaacttacatataacaaaaaaattgaaatcacattccaaaacttttttaatatctatttattttaaacataattttaagttttattcatGCTTTTCAATGTACCTTATCGGCGTAGGATCTTCTTCTGGAAGCCAGCAATGTAGGGAGTACCCCTGCCGCGTCTGAAACGACGGCCTTCTCGATGTAAATAATATGCTTACTAAATCACGTCTTATTATACCTAATTGAAAGACATATTGCTAAAATAAGCGTTGCtcgacatataatatataaacttaataatgttatatatcgATGTAACTGTAAAAAACATCCTCTTGTACATTTTGATTTGGACTACAAAATTGTTTGAAGTTGATGACTCatctaagtaaattataatcatcCGAATCGGTTTTgatgtttttgaataaaattaacgaaaatGTCAATGAATCAAATTCgtcttttgattatattatggtACGTGCATTACTGTAGCCAATGTTTTATTATGGTGTAGCCTCGGAGGGCCCAGGCTTCTAAAAAAagaatttggaaaaaaatatgatttactaGTCTTTTGGGGAGGCCACCTAGCTTACTACGGCTTGAACTCCCATACCCCGCCCTGGTTACGCTAATGGGTTCACGATAGTAATAGGTATTAGGAGACCATAATGACGTAAGATGTCATCGTTTAAGCTGCAGCTTTACCTTCACAGAGCTTCTCGTTTTGCTACGTGAAGCGCGGTACGTGTGGAGATCAGGCAGCATCTCGGATGACTTATTCACACTCTTCGACGCAACTATTGAAGagtctgaaattaaaaaataaatgtatggtAATATCGTATAATGTGTTTCACGTGGTTATCCCTGCCCATATCTATTGGCtcaaaattaacagcctgtaaatattccacagctAGACTAAGGCCAATACAaaatcccccccccccctccaggTTTGATGCTTATTTCAccttgctgctccaatgcggtgtAGTGCATACTAATgtacacatattaatattatcattcatCGTCTTCCAAAAACTGTATGTGTGTTCGTGTgcatttgtgtatttttattgcaCTATAGACAATGATTTAATTCTAAACGGAAAAAAAGtatagtttttgttttcataaaactCATAAAATGGTAAGTTTTGCCGGCTTAGCCTGGCCTAGACCAATTCGTATCTACTCTCCAAACAAATTCTATGGGAACACACACGTAGGTATTCAATTATGGTaccaaataaaaactatttaaaaaaaaattacctgaaGCCTCCTTTTTCACGGTAAGCGTGAGTCTGCCCGCCTCGTCGAGTGAACGGCGTGTGTGTCCCTGCGTGCATTGCGCGCCGCAATCAACCTGAAATCAATTGCATAACATCATAAGTCAATATCGAAATGAgattctaatattttatgtattatataagtttcTCCTCTTCTCGTGACGTAATAACACTTTtatgactattttattttatgtgtttaattcatTACTCACTACTAATTACATAGttattcaagtattttaattCTACCTATTCTAAAACCTACCTATGGAAAAAATCGCGCTTTGAAAAgtacaaaataagaaaatattcgtatccaacttttttttttagtaatattataactgcGAAATTAATTGTCTCTTACCTTTTCATGCtgaaaccgctgaaccgatttagatgaaatttggtacggagATGGTTTGATTTTATACgccttaggctacttttttattttttttaatatcacctCTCGAGTTGATAATATATggttgacggtttgtgtgctatagataaattgttataaacttagcgcgggtaaagccgtagGTTCAGCTTGTATCCATTAAGAAGACAACTTAGAAATaatgatgacctccgtagttcaGTAggatgtacaccggttttcatgggtacgccactccgaggtcccgggttcgattcccagccgagtcgatgtagaaaaagttcattaattttctatattgtctgtatgtggtaccgtcgttacatctgatttgccataacacaagtgctttagctacttacattgggatcagagtaatgtatgcaatgttgtacaatatttaaaaaaaaaaaaaattaattaaacatgatGCTTAGAGGATAGCCGGggtcacatatgtatatatatcattatgcCCCAAGGATCGCTTACTGCTGTGATAATTGTTGTGTAAACAAACCTTGTTGGATAAGACAGTCGGCATACGTTcttcaaaatacttttttcgttctattaaaaatcaatatgcTTGCCCCTACATGGTTAATTAAGATTCACAAGATCACTTTCGAATCGTGATGTACAAGTTTGTAGCTAATGAAGTCACCGGTTTTAATTTAGGAGAACTGGTGATGAGAACTTCATGgtgtgatataaaataaaaaaatattattacattacattacctTATTTTTGCTACAAAAATTTTACTTGATTTGATTTCTAaggaatacatattttatattttaatcattgtcGTTTTGGTTTGGTTACAGACACCTTAAAGTGACGTaattatttcatagaaaatcttttattcgttatttaatCCGTTCCGTtccgttaaatttattttacgttaaggtaatattatttaatttatcaataaaataaaagttatttttaatttaattataagagcCATTTGTGTCaatcgttattaattttttttttttataataacaatttaataaaatcattcaaattcAAAGATCGTCTTACAGCGCGTGCGCAGGGCGGGGCGCGCGGTGTCTGTTCGGATATCACGGAGCTACGTCGCCGTGGATCCGGGAAGCGCAGGCGCATCTCGACATCGTTGGGTAACGCAGCCGGACACGAACCTGCGACTGTCACCGCCCACTCGCCTACGAAAATACTTACTATTTCCTTATGTGATAgtcgcaatatttttattttttatacgacaGATGTTATGGATGTATGAATGTTCATAATATCTATCCACTTGAAACTGTCTTTGCAAACCTTAAATTTAGATACTTTTTAATcttagaaagaaaaatatattataaagcgaACACGCGACAGTGACATAAATTTCAAAGGTGAaagcatattaaatataaattatgaacatgTATAATCTACAAGCTTTTGTTACGATATCGAGTGGTCTGAACCTGGGGGGGCGGCGCGTCGTCGTCTGCGGCGCGCTGTGAGCCACGCGGGCGCCAGCGAACACAGCAGACTGCCACTCGACTCGCTCGAGCTCCATCCCTCCTCACCGTCCTCTCCCTCGCGCTTCCCACACCCTCCCCTCTGTCTCTTCTCCTCATCTACATTCACCTGACTCTTGCCCCGTCTCTCCCTCCCAGTCGCACCCAGCAAATTTCGAACTTTCAAGCGCTCTTTTCGGCGCTCTTTATCTCCCAGTGACGAGACCTCAGAAGATCGTCTCTCGGAGAGCGAGTTCGACCCCAGACTTTCCTCGTCCTTTTTGCCGCGCTTGAGGCGAAATATTGAGGGAATTGTTTCTCTTT carries:
- the LOC113403781 gene encoding UDP-glycosyltransferase UGT5-like codes for the protein MILKYLISTILLVNICYGYKVLVVFTLPGKSHGILGEGYVRHLLKAGHEVTYVTPFPEKNPPKNLRYIDVSENTKCLNMGIFDIKVIMDKEINLQDQNVIIPIMDNFWECTLKKEALQRFLYDQNEKFDAVVVEWLYSELGSGFATVFNCPLIWSSSMDPSTFVLSLIDEHLNPAYTVHHMSKDYSFSFLDRVYQLWSVARVRYYKWANSNNENELFKQLYGPIVAKKNRELPEFDEVKYNASLMLGNSNIVAGAGIALPQNYKHIGGYHFKEEIEPLPKDMKEIVENAPHGVIYFSMGSNLKSSNIPDKLKRELLDMFSEFKETVIWKLEKTIPDLPKNVHISPWVPQQSLLAHPKCVLFITHGGFLSLLETLRAGKPIIGIPFFADQYLNVNRAVAKGFAKRIDFGENVIPLKEAIKEILENPSYQQRAKELSVQFNDRIVPPGKELVYWIEHVIKTNGAPHLRSAALHVSWYKKMYLDLLSVTVIALVMIFVIIKYLFTFMQVDTHQKKKVH